Sequence from the Prunus persica cultivar Lovell chromosome G5, Prunus_persica_NCBIv2, whole genome shotgun sequence genome:
TACTATTTTCCCCCTCATTTTACTCTTGCCTAATTTATTTAAtcttttacaaacaaaaataaaataaaaaggaaaaaaaagaaaaaacctgtAAAAATTAGAGGCAGCAGAGAGGCGGACATGAGCTGTGCAGCAGCTGCGTGCAGGAGCGCGAGAACCATGAAAGCGGCGGTGCTGTATCACTATCCTTGTCCAGACGGTGCGTTTGCTGCTTTGGCCGCCCACCTCTACTTCTCAGCCATGTCTATGGAAGAACTCCTCTTCTTCCCCAACACCGTCTACAGCCCCATCACCCCCCAACACCTCCCTCTCCACCAGATCGACCGCCTCTACCTCCTTGACTTTGTGGGTCCCCCTGGTTTTGTCCAGGAGATCTCTTCCAGGGTCCCCAGCGTCGTCGTTCTGGATCACCACAAGACTGCCCTCGAAACGACGCGCATTGGTGAAAACGTCACCGGCGTCCTAGACATGAACAGGAGCGGGGCCACCATTGCTTTTGATTACTTCAAAAGCAAAATTGACGGTGACAGTGGCAACAAGAACGAGGCGGTGGTTGCTCAGTTTGACAGAGTGAGGAGGCTGTTCGAATATGTGGAGGATGGGGATCTCTGGAGGTGGAGCCTCCCCAATAGTAAAGCTTTCAGTAGTGGGCTCAAAGATTTAAACTTTCAATACGACGTCGGCCTCAACCCGTCTTTGTTCCAACAAGTAATTTGCTTGTTTCTCTCTTAATAATATAGTTGAATtcgtttttaaaaatttatgatctttttttttttggttccccTGAGCAGCTGCTTTCTTTGGATTTGGAGTCCTTAATTAGTCAAGGAATGGCGAGCTTATCCAAAAAGCAGAAATTAATAGATGAAGCTCTCAATCAGTCTTATGAAATTGCACTTTGGGGTGGAGCCTTTGGACATTGCCTGGTATGTACTTCTTCTGATTCTATGCATGTAAAAGATGGAAAATTGATTGTAAATGCATAATCTTTTTGTAGGCTGTCAACGCAGATTCTATCTCAGAGTTGAGGAGTGAACTCGGACATCAATTAGCTACTAAAAGCCGTAGTCTAAACTTAAGGTTTGTGGCATTCTACTTATTCACTCATGTTATCTTGAAGTATATGCATTTCTCGGATTTGTGTTCTGTTCATTCTGTGTTGTTGAAATTTAACTTGGTCACTTTATGAAATGGATGGTATCTGTGGGATTCTGTTCCTTGTTTGTGAAAATTCTTTCCAAGTTTCTTGGCTTGGTTCTGCTTTCTTTAGCTGTGCTGCTGATTGCCAGTGTATTTTACTTATCACATTCCGATTTTTGTCTTTAAATGTTTCATCCACAAACAGTGTTGAATGCAGAAAACTATAAGTGGACTTAAACAATTGCATGAtgaatttagcattttttCCTCCTTAGCCATAGATGATTATAGCATTGGAGTGACATCTCATATAGGAGAAACTGGTTAGTTTCCCCGATTATTATGGTTTTTCATACAATTGCggtcaaatttcttttttttttcttctcaatattTATTCAATGGAGAAATACCCTTAGTTGAAAGGGCAACTAATAATAGATGTTCAGTTGTGGTCCTCGTAAAGGGGAAACTACTCAATTCTGGAATCCAATCCTCCAGAAACTGATCTTTCTTAGATTCTTAGTCCCTTTCTATCCCTTCTCTCTTAAGGGGTCACAGAATACGTCTTATGAGCTCCTCCATTTGGGAAAGCAGTTCCTCAACTATCAACCACAGTAATCTTTTCAAGAGCTGCATTCGCAAGTTTGATATTGTCAATCAAGGAATTTATTTGAGGAGCCAGTTCCTCCGTTTGGAAATGGCTTCACAAATAAAATCTTTTATGAAGATTTTTTACTGGGTAAAAAGTCTGGTGGATTGTATATTCGTTCATATAACCTATGTTAGAATCCTTTTTCACACTGTTCGAGTAAAATTCATGATTCATCATGCCTTTCTGTTTGAGATCGATGTGGAACGGATGGGCACATCCTGCCATCTGCATTTTTCAGAACTTTTTCCATTATATTTTGTTAGTAAGATGGGAAATTGGCTTTTATCTCTGTTTATTGAAGTTGTTCTCTACAATAGCATGTTGATATACTTAGACATTGGTTTCCCAAGTGGAAGATACTCCCCTTTTTCATCACCTCCTGTGATTTTACCCTTATGGATTTTGAATGCGCATTCAGTAACTTGTTTGATGTGTCACTAAGATGTCTGTTTCTTCATCCTTCCGATTTCATATgtcctttttttccctttcaaaTTCTCTTTAGGGGTATCGGGGCTGTTGTATACAGAGTCCCAGAGCTTGAAAATGACCAAATGCTTAAAATAAGCCTTAGGAGTGTGGACACCGAAGACACAACGCCCATCTCACAGGTTGTTCCCTCATCACAGATGATTCCTGCCTGTTACATGACATGGCATATATAGTACATGACATGGCTAAAATCGAATTTGCATTTTCTTGTCAGGAGTTTGGAGGCGGTGGGCATCAAAGCGCTAGTTCCTTCATGTTAGGCTCTGCAGAATTCGAGCAGTGGAAGATTGGCTTCGTTGCTTTGTAACATGAAGCAATTACTGCTGGCTGTCCAAAATGTACAGGACAACATGGTGGTCGAAATGTTTCTCTCTGCATAATTTTGGAACAAGAATATCTTGCAGTACTattgttcttcaaattttattacATCAAAAGAGACGCGGGATGAAACCAGCAGAGGAAATTGTAAAGACCTCGAAGAAATTAAACATTGAGTGGCACACACAACATTACAAACTAGAAACTGTAAACATTAATATGCCATTAGTTCAAGAGGCCAACAtcgaaatccaattgctaaaaatGTTGCATACAATTTTATTCCACAAGTAACACCCCACCCAAAGCACCTCCGGAAAGAGGTTGAGTCGACATCAAAATCTCTAGACTAGAGTCATCTGATAATCTGACTCTAGAGAAGCCACCAACCAAACCATCCTAGAATGGCTAAAGACAGCCAAAGATAATTAATCAATCTACAAATTGATGAAGGATATATAATGAAAAACCCTTACAAACTTGGTctggttttcttttatgaaaTCGTGTatgtatgttttattttattgtaagaAAATTGCATCCGTGTGCATGCATTTTTTCAAGTTATTTACCACCAATCCAGCCATCAAATCCAAAAACTCGGGGAAATATTTAGTTAATTAGTTTGTGAAGGGGACATGAGAGAGGTGCTCTTCAGCAGGCATAGCAGGGTTAGTAGAACACTGGTGCATCCATGGATCATCTGTGATGAACTGCATCCATGAATCGTCTTTGTCATCTTCCTCCAGGCATGACGATGCTGTCATCGGAATATCCGGCGACATGGTTTCACAATCATTAAAATTTGTAGTACTACCAGTGGTACCTTGTGATGATCTTTCCTGAATTAAGGATGCACTATATTGCCCTTGCTGCTCTTCCATCTCCGAGCAGATACCATTTTTCTTGAACACGCGACATAATGCAAAAGAATCCTGCATGGGCGTTGGGGTTACGTTCGTGGTCATGCTCACTATTAGTTACCCTTAAATTCATCATGCAACTTAAGTGAGGAGGATGTAAAATTCAAAACTAGTTAAATCAAAATtgtgcaacaaaaaaaatacacgAATGAGGATCGTGATGaagttaataattttaattttaaattcttaTGGTAAAAGCGTAAAGGGGATGCGGATAATATATACTTGATCTTGTTTTGGGGACTTTGGAATAAAGTAAAAAGTCCCCGACACCTTCTTACAGAATGAAAGTGATGCGGACTGCAGAGGGTGGCTGCTTTTTTGTGGTTTGGAATAACCCAAATAACTTAATTAGGTTTAGAATCGTCAAGTCCAGATATCATAGAATGATTAAGCCTAAATACAATTCCTAAGCTTGAGTTAAAGGGATATCTTCTGAATCATGCGGAGGATTGTACTTTTGTCTCATTACAAAAAGACAAAGCGAAGCTCATCAGCTTTTTGTCACTAACAAGAGATCTCGAAGTGATCCAGTGCAAGCAACGAATATGTCTGTGCGTCAGGGATTTGAAGGGTCGATCTATTTCAAAGGGTAGGGATATTGGAATAGTAGACAAAACACTCAAGTATATGAGATCTATGAATAAGCTTCCAATTCCATTTCCATGCAACTCATGCAAGTTTTACGTTCCTAGATTTTTCATTCCAAAGCCTTCTGGTCGATTGCTGCTAGTATATACTATAGTAGTAGCTAGTGTTGATTATTAGATTGTTAATGAAGCTAGCCTGCTTTTGCATCCCACGCTGTAAAAGAGGtggaaattataataaaagcaagaTAAAAGAAATGCTTTTCTTACTGACTCAAGCATGCTTGATGCTTTTCGAGTCAAATAGATCGATCGTCACTTGTGTCAAAGAGTCATTCAGAATATATAAACAAgtgatatataatatttactaATTAGCAAAATGATATATACATTTTGTAGTGATTAAATTAATTGAAGTGAGGAAAATTATTTCATGTACCGCACTgcactctcttttttttttatttttttggtaagatgATGAGTAACATGATCAGTTCCAttccatgcatgcatgcaaccatatactataatattaagtaattaattaataatatgcGTGGATTAAAATGTATATAGATATGCATGATGTTACCTACCTGAATGGCGGCACAAGGGgatgaggaagaggaagagga
This genomic interval carries:
- the LOC18776923 gene encoding uncharacterized protein LOC18776923, with the translated sequence MSCAAAACRSARTMKAAVLYHYPCPDGAFAALAAHLYFSAMSMEELLFFPNTVYSPITPQHLPLHQIDRLYLLDFVGPPGFVQEISSRVPSVVVLDHHKTALETTRIGENVTGVLDMNRSGATIAFDYFKSKIDGDSGNKNEAVVAQFDRVRRLFEYVEDGDLWRWSLPNSKAFSSGLKDLNFQYDVGLNPSLFQQLLSLDLESLISQGMASLSKKQKLIDEALNQSYEIALWGGAFGHCLAVNADSISELRSELGHQLATKSRSLNLRGIGAVVYRVPELENDQMLKISLRSVDTEDTTPISQEFGGGGHQSASSFMLGSAEFEQWKIGFVAL